Proteins from a single region of Styela clava chromosome 1, kaStyClav1.hap1.2, whole genome shotgun sequence:
- the LOC120344946 gene encoding uncharacterized protein LOC120344946 — MASEKETITINGQEIHKDEKILVERGGKFELVSASKLKALMPSVVDGKPKDKKAKKKLKIAEAGKRSKTPPPPQSKEAKSKSKKATPHSAPVKSSKPTRNKTSTIDYQSIKSPYAMSPEMKKMMRKQQQAKEEKQREEEEQVRLEEEEARKTAELAWKAWLENKNEEMKKQKSRRSSGDAESLAQQKQEAVKAYKSWLHTKQKQLRKERLHTQQLQIEQDEGFYLRDRKDCNRAFHAWVKSKSKAILKEREDAERARKQTITEARRAKRTQDLLKSIQESQQMRYVEYYGYRF; from the coding sequence ATGGCCTCTGAGAAAGAAACTATTACAATTAATGGCCAGGAAATCCACAAGGATGAAAAAATTCTGGTTGAACGCGGTGGCAAATTTGAATTGGTGAGTGCCTCAAAGCTTAAAGCATTGATGCCTTCAGTTGTAGATGGAAAACCAAAGGACAAAAAGGCGAAAAAGAAGCTTAAAATTGCAGAAGCTGGTAAAAGAAGCAAAACACCACCTCCACCACAATCCAAAGAAGCAAAATCAAAGTCCAAAAAAGCAACACCTCATTCAGCTCCAGTGAAATCAAGCAAACCAACAAGAAATAAAACAAGCACAATTGATTATCAGTCAATAAAGAGTCCGTATGCCATGTCTCCAGAAATGAAAAAGATGATGCGAAAACAGCAACAAGCGAAGGAAGAAAAACAAAGGGAGGAAGAAGAACAAGTACGACTTGAAGAAGAGGAAGCTCGGAAAACAGCAGAATTAGCATGGAAAGCTTGGCTTGAAAATAAGAACGAAGAAATGAAGAAACAAAAATCAAGGAGAAGTAGTGGTGATGCTGAATCACTTGCTCAGCAAAAACAGGAAGCAGTAAAAGCATACAAATCATGGTTGCATACTAAACAAAAACAACTACGGAAAGAACGACTCCACACGCAACAACTACAAATTGAGCAGGATGAAGGGTTTTACTTGCGTGATCGTAAAGACTGTAACCGAGCTTTCCATGCTTGGGTTAAAAGTAAGTCAAAAGCAATTCTGAAGGAAAGAGAAGATGCAGAAAGGGCACGAAAACAGACAATAACAGAGGCAAGACGTGCAAAACGCACTCAAGATTTACTGAAATCTATTCAGGAATCACAGCAAATGAGATACGTAGAATATTACGGATATCGATTTTGA
- the LOC120329374 gene encoding uncharacterized protein LOC120329374, with amino-acid sequence MVMGDNIYANVDAGMVTTGFSSIGQGRQEPYVAGHVYENTLSAGKPYENARCQDPRKKKRHWRSLALTIVIVLLVASTICSLVLSAWAVGSLKKEIINITNLNYNVTNMTLNETENGHVSDITNLNYNVTNMTLNETENGQELDALTNQLHSLRSQILDLQNGFTRVRLQSGWSNEGRVEILHNGTWGTICDEGWDNTDAGVVCRMLGYDRAYAYCCAIHGEGSGPIWLSGIGCDGTENNIASCKNLGWGNHSSCTHNNDASVYCI; translated from the exons ATGGTTATGGGAGACAATATTTATGCAAACGTTGATGCTGGTATGGTTACGACTGGATTTTCATCCATCGGACAAGGTAGACAAGAACCTTACGTTGCCGGACATGTTTATGAAAACACGTTATCTGCGG GTAAACCATATGAAAATGCACGATGTCAAGATCCACGAAAAAAGAAAAGACATTGGAGATCTTTGGCTCTAACAATTGTCATTGTATTGTTGGTGGCATCCACTATTTGTTCTCTTGTGCTGTCAGCCTGG GCTGTCGGAAGTTTGAAGAAAGAAATCATAA ATATCACCAATCTCAACTACAATGTTACAAATATGACACTGAATGAAACAGAAAACGGCCATGTTTCAGATATCACCAATCTCAACTACAATGTTACAAATATGACACTGAATGAAACAGAAAACGGCCAAGAACTGGACGCCCTAACAAATCAACTTCATTCTTTACGATCTCAAATTTTGGATTTGCAAAACGGTTTCACGCGAGTAAGACTTCAAAGTGGTTGGTCAAATGAAGGCCGTGTAGAAATTCTTCACAACGGCACATGGGGAACAATTTGTGACGAAGGTTGGGATAATACTGACGCCGGTGTAGTATGTCGCATGCTTGGATACGATCGTGCCTACGCGTACTGCTGTGCAATACACGGCGAAGGAAGTGGACCCATATGGCTTTCCGGGATAGGTTGTGATGGAACCGAGAATAACATTGCGTCTTGTAAAAATCTTGGCTGGGGTAATCATTCCTCATGCACCCATAATAATGACGCATCTGTATACTGTATTTGA
- the LOC120341114 gene encoding uncharacterized protein LOC120341114, with amino-acid sequence MAVAVAEAVSCILQCIGVVCLCIAGIVEWAKKAFAVVTKIVTCGQGWQGFFMNCLTFFNSEEDPDFKDFDLPEAENRTVTDMPSLVLFITVLLGMMAGMNRAIAYGKPEVYFQGIDSWGNICGYENLPITGSVFSGRDMTKFDKLLIFDFLSRSSVLTSGDAVAMSEIPFTTSICVEHCPLITRTFDCWEYLGIKSIYPNVINDLLCRSAERELNTVRMRTLSFSERNSRCVPDVVSESISVEKQNKMLSLYSTHWVHNVIADCGTCAAELTWMTLIAAGCTMIFICVIQSASDTICWFSFSSFTFVGLISSICMWYMYSGISANDSATVLYSAGESDIMNSDFAPGNLTGNQWKPHHLQSPKQTISRNSVPQAGYSIVFRDASIYVTFFTLFLTFICCLVGKRNMDAAAALFSIAIRAMIKVRWIYILPVVTLCSVSFAAGLFLYTVNLLTAVFKDDISIVEDTIYKFPRAVIEEDLVYTNWVLLFEFLAFAWLFNFIMACQTLIACSAIASWYFIKDKEDLDRPLRIGSSRLLRCHLGSAAAGGLLVGFLGWMRAPFSFLQSRLNRALLSGGDEPQPIDDSQPYSDYYGKPYSVQYDYEKGKDQTSKKSISGDNVPAASKGPEEEPYYSDRGEAEVNSKYSKNSANTKYSKYSSASQTQPKPPQSLEIPVKYIRFVAQLFSPCFYVLNNLLIYISDINFSIVALKGSSFIQAGFDVRDMLVKDPRLKGLGAISSFSLFLGKLSVVIVVLPFGFLFLRNKEGVFIYGYPLAMSAAISFVVAHIFLSLFNAAVGTIFACLMEDRALNDGSVENPYFGDEKLIMKFHEILHVGDSDDDTPDFHYAYEFPRPANRKKAARDAHRLGSELGSSKAYSNEAVDSQPKPKKKTAKKKKGNKKADIDNMPPDHSSMFLLMPKKNQPGDMTEKLSSSGHTTSYEEVEERKVRKAKKEKRHTTQTKLQHEKRQTKDENSVYSDSYSTRSHRHRHSKRHHYADDHRHRESRSYSGSGGSGGLLGNLFGAVANRRNQDNEDSDGGFGGFDDFGGDDDDDGGGDDDDGGDDMGGEENKKKKDKKKDKEKKEKDKKKDKKKEKKEKDKKSKKDKKEKNKKEKDTKGKDKKEKDKKGNDKNKKESKEKDKKGKGKDKAEKTKDKKDKDKTKTKDKNKQKTDKKKNKKDKPKKDKPEKKQKTDKSGKKTKDGKSDKIKDKPSKKAKPTKKDKGKTPKAKPKKAPKSAKPKGKAGKMKKPKLGKGKKPKLGKGKKPKLGKMKKPKMKKPKLGKMKKPKMKKPKLGKMKKPKMGKMKGFKKPKMGKMKGFKKPKMGKMKGFKKPKMGKMKGFKKPKMGKMKGFKKPKMGKMRGMKKRRMGKMKGFKKPKMRKMKGPKMKGGGKMRGGMKGGGRKMGGGMRGGGGGKMGGGGGMGKMKGGKMGKMAKVGKGLGMAGAVIGGAEGAANIGNAMLRITGKKEAFNDKVNDVTFGTRKRAKAATAMQTIMGGGGGLRQAMQDVDAQFDEMEAEQKRERKRQRKQEKREKANMQNLLQQRLMARKRQRP; translated from the exons ATGGCTGTCGCTGTAGCAGAGGCTGTGTCTTGTATTTTGCAGTGCATTGGTGTAGTTTGTCTTTGCATTGCTGGTATCGTAGAATGGGCTAAAAAGGCTTTTGCCGTTGTGACAAAAATAGTGACCTGTGGGCAAGGATGGCAAGGCTTTTTTATGAACTGCTTGACGTTTTTCAACTCCGAAGAGGACCCAGATTTTAAGGACTTCGATCTTCCAGAAGCAGAAAATCGAACAGTAACGGACATGCCTTCACTTGTTTTATTCATAACAGTTTTATTAGGTATGATGGCTGGAATGAACCGAGCTATAGCCTACGGAAAACCTGAAGTTTATTTTCAGGGAATTGACTCGTGGGGAAATATATGTGGATACGAAAATCTGCCCATTACGGGATCTGTATTTTCAGGAAGAGATATGACTAAATTTGACAAATTGCTTATTTTCGATTTTCTCAGTCGTTCGTCTGTTTTAACCTCTGGTGACGCCGTTGCGATGTCTGAAATACCGTTTACTACATCAATATGTGTTGAGCATTGTCCTCTTATTACAAGAACATTTGATTGCTGGGAATATCTTGGAATAAAATCTATATATCCAAACGTAATAAATGATTTGCTTTGTAGATCTGCAGAAAGAGAATTGAATACGGTGAGAATGAGAACACTCTCCTTCTCAGAACGTAACTCTCGGTGCGTACCGGACGTCGTTTCTGAATCCATATCAGTTGAAAAACAGAACAAGATGCTCAGCCTTTATTCTACGCATTGGGTTCATAACGTCATCGCCGATTGTGGCACTTGTGCCGCAGAACTAACCTGGATGACACTGATTGCTGCTGGATGTACCATGATTTTTATCTGTGTCATACAAAGCGCCTCAGATACTATATGTTGGTTTAGCTTTTCTTCATTTACATTCGTGGGTTTAATATCTTCTATTTGTATGTGGTATATGTATTCCGGTATTAGCGCTAACGACTCCGCAACGGTACTCTATTCCGCAGGAGAAAGCGACATAATGAACAGTGATTTTGCACCTGGAAATTTGACGGGGAACCAATGGAAACCTCACCACCTTCAAAGTCCAAAACAAACTATTTCCCGAAACTCTGTTCCACAAGCAGGGTATTCTATTGTTTTCCGTGACGCTTCAATTTATGTGACTTTTTTCACACTATTTCTCACTTTTATCTGTTGTCTTGTCGGCAAGCGCAACATGGATGCAGCGGCTGCTCTTTTTAGTATAGCGATTCGAGCCATGATAAAAGTTCGATGGATCTACATCCTACCTGTTGTAACTCTATGTTCAGTCAGTTTTGCAGCAGGTCTATTTCTCTACACGGTAAATTTACTGACTGCTGTGTTCAAAGACGATATAAGTATTGTTGAAGATACCATCTACAAATTCCCACGCGCTGTGATAGAGGAAGATCTTGTGTACACAAACTGGGTACTTCTTTTTGAGTTTTTAGCATTTGCCTggcttttcaacttcattatgGCATGTCAAACGCTGATTGCGTGTTCTGCTATAGCAAGCTGGTATTTTATAAAAGACAAAGAAGACCTGGACAGGCCATTAAGAATAGGAAGTTCTCGATTGCTGCGATGTCACTTGGGATCTGCCGCCGCTGGTGGTTTATTAGTCGGATTCCTGGGATGGATGAGAGCTCCGTTCAG TTTTCTTCAGTCACGGTTAAATCGGGCATTACTGAGTGGCGGGGATGAGCCACAACCCATCGATGATTCACAACCTTATTCTGATTATTATGGGAAACCATATAGCGTCCAATATGATTACGAAAAGGGCAAAGACCAAACTTCGAAGAAAAGCATTTCAGGTGATAACGTTCCGGCGGCTTCCAAAGGACCAGAGGAGGAGCCATATTATTCTGACCGTGGAGAAGCTGAAGTAAATAGCAAATATTCCAAAAATTCCGCCAACACGAAATACTCAAAGTACTCCTCTGCAAGTCAG ACACAGCCAAAGCCACCACAAAGTTTGGAGATTCCTGTCAAATATATACGTTTCGTCGCTCAATTATTTTCTCCTTGCTTTTATGTCCTGAACAACTTGTTGATTTACATAAGTGATATAAATTTCAGTATTGTTGCATTGAAAGGATCGTCTTTTATACAAGCTGGATTTGACGTCCGGGATATGCTAGTGAAAGACCCG agACTCAAAGGTCTTGGTGCTATTTCAAGTTTCTCCTTATTTCTTGGGAAGTTGTCTGTTGTAATCGTTGTTTTACCGTTTGGTTTTTTATTCCTGAGAAATAAAGAAGGAGTTTTTATTTACGGATATCCGCTCGCAATGAGTGCTGCAATATCATTTGTTGTTGCCCATATATTTCTCTCTTTATTCAATGCAGCCGTCGG AACAATATTTGCGTGCTTGATGGAGGATCGTGCATTGAATGATGGATCGGTAGAGAATCCATATTTTGGTGACGAAAAATTAATCATGAAATTTCACGAGATATTACACGTTGGCGACTCGGATG ATGATACGCCTGATTTTCATTATGCATATGAGTTTCCTAGACCTGCAAATAGGAAAAAGGCTGCCAGAGATGCGCATCGGTTGGGATCTGAATTAGGTTCAAGCAAGGCTTATTCCAA CGAAGCTGTTGATAGTCAGCCAAAACCTAAAAAGAAAACTGCTAAGAAAAAGAAAGGTAACAAGAAAGCAGACATTGACAATATGCCGCCAGATCATTCATCGATGTTTTTGTTGATGCCAAAGAAAAACCAACCAGGGGACATGACTGAAAAATTG TCGTCGTCTGGACATACAACATCATACGAAGAAGTTGAAGAAAGAAAAG TTCGGAAAGCAAAGAAGGAAAAGCGACATACTACTCAAACCAAGTTACAACATGAGAAAAGACAGACAAAGGATGAAAATTCTGTTTATTCAGATAGTTATTCAACCAGATCTCACAGGCACAG GCATAGTAAAAGGCATCATTATGCAGATGATCACAGACATCGAGAAAGTCGATCATATTCAGGATCGGGAGGAAGTGGAGGCCTATTGGGAAACTTGTTTGGCGCAGTTGCAAATAGAAGAAATCAAGATAATGAG GATAGTGATGGTGGATTTGGTGGCTTTGATGACTTTGGAGGTGACGATGATGATGACGGAGGTGGCGACGATGATGACGGAGGAGATGATATGGGAGgagaagaaaataaaaaa aaaaaagacaaaaagaaggataaagaaaaaaaagaaaaagataaGAAGAAGGATAAGAAAAaggaaaagaaagaaaaagataaaaagaGTAAGAAGGATAAAAAggaaaagaataaaaaagaaaaggaTACCAAGGGAAAggataaaaaagaaaaagataaaaaggggaatgataaaaataaaaaagaaagtaAGGAGAAAGACAAAAAAGGAAAGGGGAAGGACAAGGCTGAGAAGACCAAGGACAAGAAAGATAAGGACAAGACTAAAACGaaagacaaaaataaacaaaaaactgacaagaagaaaaataagaaAGACAAACCGAAAAAAGACAAGCCCGAGAAGAAACAAAAGACAG atAAAAGTGGGAAGAAGACAAAGGATGGGAAATCAGACAAAATAAAGGACAAACCATCCAAAAAAGCCAAACCAACGAAAAAAGACAAGGGCAAAACTCCGAAGGCAAAACCCAAAAAAGCTCCAAAATCTGCCAAGCCAAAAGGGAAAGCGGGTAAAATGAAAAAACCTAAATTAGGAAAAGGCAAGAAGCCAAAACTTGGAAAGGGTAAAAAACCGAAATTGGGGAAAATGAAAAAACCCAAAATGAAGAAACCCAAACTTGGCAAAATGAAGAAACCTAAAATGAAAAAACCCAAACTCGGCAAAATGAAAAAGCCTAAAATGGGCAAAATGAAAGGATTTAAGAAGCCTAAAATGGGAAAAATGAAGGGTTTCAAGAAGCCGAAAATGGGCAAAATGAAAGGTTTCAAAAAGCCTAAAATGGGAAAAATGAAAGGATTCAAAAAGCCTAAAATGGGCAAGATGAAGGGgtttaaaaaacctaaaatggGGAAAATGAGAGGTATGAAAAAACGAAGAATGGGTAAAATGAAAGGCTTCAAAAAACCAAAGATGAGAAAAATGAAAGGCCCAAAAATGAAAGGCGGTGGTAAAATGAGGGGAGGCATGAAAGGAGGCGGTAGGAAGATGGGTGGGGGTATGAGAGGAGGAGGTGGTGGTAAAATGGGTGGTGGAGGAGGAATGGGTAAAATGAAAGGAGGAAAGATGGGGAAAATGGCAAAAGTTGGAAAAGGACTTGGAATGGCCGGAGCAGTTATCGGTGGCGCAGAGGGAGCAGCAAATATTGGAAATGCGATGTTACGCATCACTGGCAAGAAAGAAGCTTTCAATGATAAAGTTAACGATGTGACATTTGGAACCAGAAAACGAGCGAAGGCAGCTACAGCGATGCAGACAATCATGGGAGGCGGCGGAG GTTTGCGTCAAGCAATGCAAGATGTAGATGCACAATTTGATGAAATGGAGGCGGAACAGAAACGTGAGAGAAAGCGACAACGAAAACAAGAGAAACGTGAAAAGGCGAATATGCAAAATCTCTTGCAACAGAGACTGATGGCACGAAAAAGACAACGACCCTGA
- the LOC120346763 gene encoding uncharacterized protein LOC120346763, with protein sequence MQNYDCKVDRTVSYVNQGTILTGDTRQNGNNSDKSSTEILLEKIRSYGDKTALVDDSNGGNSLTYSQFYNQIRNCAGYLYEQGLRKRDVVALCSSNCLEFPVVMLGIIACGARVSLCTPTFTKEKMFEHFQHCGPTMVISTEEASETVDQVVQKIRMVKKVIIIGESEKYITTSYFFQSTSDFPRVDINPNFDVAIISYANDDNETLKDNSTTHTSITRRIECIAQTLWSPTKNDSQCNYFDIPMIQKLGVETMLASLFAGFKLVFRKRCDIKSMLKAVKTHQVTTVFTRDTTAVGLMQDDIKFDCGKSSMRIINFSGPTMQSELIEKVERKYQVDVNQDIQDSL encoded by the exons ATGCAAAATTATGACTGCAAAGTGGACCGAACTGTGTCTTACGTTAATCAAGGCACGATTTTAACCGGGGATACAAGACAGAATGGTAACAATTCGGACAAATCTTCAACGGAAATATTATTGGAGAAAATAAGATCATATGGAGATAAAACTGCACTG GTAGACGACTCTAATGGCGGAAACTCTTTGACGTACAGTCAATTTTACAATCAAATCAGAAATTGTGCAGGGTATTTGTACGAACAAGGATTGAGAAAAAGAGACGTTGTCGCGCTATGTTCGTCAAACTGCCTGGAATTTCCAGTTGTAATGCTGGGAATCATTGCTTGTGGTGCTAGAGTCTCTTTGTGCACCCCGACATTCACAAAAG AAAAAATGTTTGAACACTTCCAACATTGTGGACCGACTATGGTCATTTCAACAGAAGAGGCCTCTGAAACAGTGGATCAGGTTGTGCAGAAAATCAGAATGGTGAAg AAAGTGATTATCATCGGAGAAAGTGAGAAATATATAACAACCTCGTATTTTTTTCAATCGACAAGTG ATTTTCCGAGAGTTGACATTAACCCTAACTTTGACGTAGCAATTATATCCTATGCAAACGATGACAACGAAACACTGAAAGACAATTCTACAACACATACAAGCATTACTAGAAGAATTGAGTGTATTGCACAAAC ATTATGGTCACCAACCAAAAACGATTCACAGTGTAATTATTTTGACATACCAATGATTCAGAAGTTAGGCGTGGAGACGATGCTTGCGTCACTTTTTGCAGGGTTTAAATTAGTCTTCAGAAAGAGATGTGACATCAAAAGCATGCTGAAGGCCGTAAAAACCCATCAG GTTACAACAGTTTTCACACGTGATACGACTGCGGTTGGATTGATGCAGGATGACATTAAATTTGACTGTGGAAAGTCATCTatgagaataataaatttttcggGGCCAACTATGCAGTCCGAATTGATTGAGAAAGTTGAAAGAAAGTATCAAGTTGACGTTAATCAGG ATATTCAAGATTCGTTgtga